The window GCTTAGCGGCCGTCACCCTAGGTCAATCGCCACGGCTTCTTCGTCGCAGTCGGGGAACTTGGGGCACTTGACGCAGTCGGCCCAAATCTTGTGAGGAAGGGTTTCCTTGGCGACGGGCACGAAGCCGAGGCGCTTGAAAAAGGCGGGATTGTTCGTCAGGGCGAAGACTCGCTGGATGCCGAGGCGCCGGGCCTCGGCGAGGCACGCCTCTATCAATCGGCCGCCGATGCCTTTGCGCTGAAACTCTTCGGCGACAGCCAGGCTGCGGATCTCGCCGAGGTTTTCCCACGCAATGACGAGCGCACCGCATCCGACGACGTGGCCGGCGACGACGGCCACCTGGTAGTCGCGGAGGGAATCGTAGAGTTCAGCCCGGCTGCGCGGGAGCATGGAATCGCGCCGGGCGAACTCGGTGATGAGGGCGTGGATCGCCTCGACGTCACCCAT of the Planctomycetota bacterium genome contains:
- a CDS encoding N-acetyltransferase, yielding MKKTKKPAMPKVSIRKARMGDVEAIHALITEFARRDSMLPRSRAELYDSLRDYQVAVVAGHVVGCGALVIAWENLGEIRSLAVAEEFQRKGIGGRLIEACLAEARRLGIQRVFALTNNPAFFKRLGFVPVAKETLPHKIWADCVKCPKFPDCDEEAVAIDLG